A single region of the Candidatus Protochlamydia amoebophila UWE25 genome encodes:
- the ruvC gene encoding crossover junction endodeoxyribonuclease RuvC, whose protein sequence is MSNQVIILGLDPGTKITGFGVIRIEGHQYVPVDYGCIRPPSHYKLSERYLVICQGVEQLIDQHQPHAVVVETQYVSKNVQSAMKLGMARGVIMIAAKKRGIPIYEYAPSKAKLAVVGTGRASKYQVQGMVQRLLNLSIPPTPEDAADALALAICHAQMPILKQSQYET, encoded by the coding sequence ATGAGCAATCAAGTTATTATTTTAGGATTAGACCCTGGGACAAAAATAACTGGTTTTGGAGTCATTCGCATTGAAGGCCATCAGTATGTTCCTGTCGATTACGGTTGTATTCGCCCTCCTTCTCATTATAAATTGTCTGAGCGTTATTTAGTCATATGTCAAGGAGTTGAACAGTTAATCGATCAACATCAGCCTCATGCTGTCGTTGTGGAAACACAATACGTTTCTAAAAATGTTCAAAGTGCTATGAAATTGGGAATGGCAAGAGGTGTTATCATGATTGCTGCTAAAAAAAGAGGAATTCCTATTTATGAATATGCTCCCTCAAAAGCTAAATTAGCTGTTGTTGGGACAGGAAGAGCAAGCAAATATCAAGTTCAAGGCATGGTTCAGAGGTTACTTAATCTATCAATTCCTCCAACGCCAGAAGATGCTGCAGATGCTTTGGCATTAGCTATTTGCCATGCACAAATGCCCATTTTAAAACAAAGTCAATATGAAACTTGA
- the ruvA gene encoding Holliday junction branch migration protein RuvA, translating into MFAYIKGVLAFFNPSQAIVDVHGVGYLLFIPCRLLGQLPQIGEPVQFYTTYVVREFSHTLYGFLSYQERDIFEILMNVTGIGPKMALSLIGHLSMSELQIAVMRQDLSTLCRVPGVGKKTAERLIVELKDKLAAIGHLDTSDHIEPLTQDPKSKSVQDAMLALINLGYNQTTAQKAIKQGMKELPEEIDLAQLITVALKHV; encoded by the coding sequence ATGTTTGCATATATAAAAGGAGTATTAGCTTTTTTCAATCCTTCTCAAGCTATTGTTGATGTTCATGGTGTAGGATATTTACTTTTTATCCCTTGTCGCCTATTAGGGCAACTTCCCCAAATTGGGGAGCCAGTTCAATTTTATACCACTTATGTAGTTAGAGAATTTTCTCACACGCTTTATGGATTTTTAAGTTACCAAGAACGCGATATTTTTGAAATTTTAATGAATGTTACAGGTATTGGTCCTAAGATGGCTTTAAGCTTAATCGGACATCTTTCGATGAGCGAGCTTCAAATAGCTGTTATGCGACAAGATTTATCTACACTCTGCCGTGTCCCAGGTGTTGGCAAGAAAACTGCGGAGCGTTTAATTGTAGAATTAAAAGATAAGTTAGCTGCCATTGGGCATTTAGATACGTCTGATCATATAGAGCCTTTAACGCAAGATCCCAAATCCAAATCTGTTCAAGATGCCATGTTGGCCCTTATAAATCTTGGTTATAATCAAACCACAGCCCAAAAAGCGATTAAACAAGGGATGAAAGAACTTCCAGAAGAAATTGACTTAGCTCAATTAATTACCGTTGCTTTGAAACACGTATGA
- the nth gene encoding endonuclease III, producing the protein MNKHTIAKNIQRILNELYPAPAVPLSHHDSYTLLIAVLLSAHCTDARVNKVTPILFKKASTPQEMVKLSINEIESIIHSCGLGFRKATNIWELSDRLIKDYEGKVPASFEALESLPGVGHKTASVVMSQAFQEAAFPVDTHIHRCARRWGLSNGKNVKQTEKDLKSLFPKKDWTRLHLQIIYFAREHCQARSHQTPICPICSWIVENPI; encoded by the coding sequence ATGAATAAGCATACAATAGCAAAAAATATTCAGCGTATTCTCAATGAACTTTACCCAGCTCCTGCAGTTCCTTTAAGTCATCATGACAGCTATACCTTACTTATCGCTGTTCTTTTATCCGCTCATTGCACCGATGCACGAGTTAATAAAGTAACCCCTATTTTATTTAAAAAAGCAAGCACTCCCCAAGAAATGGTGAAACTATCCATTAATGAAATTGAATCTATTATCCATTCATGTGGACTCGGATTTCGTAAAGCGACAAATATCTGGGAACTTTCGGATCGGCTAATCAAAGATTATGAAGGAAAAGTTCCGGCTTCATTTGAAGCATTAGAGTCGCTACCTGGGGTCGGACATAAAACAGCTTCTGTCGTCATGTCTCAAGCATTTCAGGAAGCCGCTTTCCCTGTGGATACTCATATTCACCGTTGCGCTCGAAGATGGGGATTAAGCAATGGGAAAAATGTTAAACAAACAGAAAAAGATTTAAAATCTCTTTTTCCCAAAAAAGATTGGACTCGTCTTCATTTACAAATCATTTATTTTGCAAGAGAACATTGTCAAGCCCGCTCACATCAAACTCCCATTTGCCCTATTTGTTCTTGGATAGTAGAAAATCCAATTTGA
- the mnmE gene encoding tRNA uridine-5-carboxymethylaminomethyl(34) synthesis GTPase MnmE, with translation MEFIHQPYYPGETIAAIATPPGEGGVAIIRISGDQSLEVAAKIFSGPIFSYRSHTAHYGQIYNSSGEHVDDVLVLIMLGKRSYTGENTVEIHCHGGSLITRKVLEVVLAAGARAALPGEFTFKAYMNGKIDLAQAEAVQELICAKNEKALGAAESQLKGSLSNRVLAFQSTLTQIAAILEAWVDFPEEGLEFATMDELDQDLERTAKDMEKLVNSFHNGKILHDGLSICLIGCPNVGKSSLMNALLDKDRAIVSPIPGTTRDVLEDHLRLNGLHIKLSDTAGIREANESVEQEGIRRSKKAMQEADLILLVLDAHKGLEKEDQELLKQVPFHKTIVIWNKIDLNPRNLPCLEVPFLVHLSAKEKIGLEELHQTIDTIIWQDGPPSKEEILITNVRHKEALIESIESLRRVKIGLRHQVSPEFLTLDMRQSLLELGKIIGTNISEDILSAIFSKFCIGK, from the coding sequence ATGGAATTTATTCATCAACCCTATTACCCAGGTGAAACAATTGCAGCAATTGCAACCCCTCCAGGTGAGGGAGGAGTAGCGATTATCCGCATTTCAGGCGATCAATCTCTTGAAGTAGCTGCTAAAATTTTTTCAGGCCCCATTTTCAGCTATCGCTCACATACTGCACATTACGGGCAAATTTATAATTCATCAGGCGAACATGTCGATGATGTTTTGGTCCTTATAATGCTTGGTAAACGCTCTTATACAGGAGAAAATACTGTAGAAATTCATTGTCACGGAGGAAGTTTAATTACTCGCAAAGTTTTAGAAGTCGTTTTAGCAGCCGGAGCTCGAGCAGCATTGCCTGGTGAATTTACTTTTAAAGCTTACATGAATGGTAAAATTGATTTAGCTCAAGCCGAAGCTGTTCAAGAACTCATTTGTGCAAAAAATGAAAAAGCCCTAGGCGCGGCAGAAAGTCAACTAAAAGGTTCTTTATCAAACCGGGTATTGGCCTTTCAATCAACCTTAACTCAAATTGCAGCGATTTTAGAAGCCTGGGTTGACTTTCCTGAAGAAGGATTAGAATTTGCCACCATGGATGAATTGGATCAAGACTTAGAAAGGACTGCTAAAGACATGGAAAAGTTAGTGAATTCTTTTCACAATGGAAAAATTTTACATGATGGCCTTTCTATTTGCTTGATTGGATGCCCAAATGTAGGTAAGTCTTCTTTGATGAACGCTCTGCTAGATAAGGATCGAGCTATTGTTTCCCCCATTCCTGGCACCACTCGAGATGTTTTAGAAGACCATCTACGTCTGAATGGACTACACATCAAATTGAGTGATACGGCAGGGATTAGAGAAGCTAATGAAAGCGTTGAACAAGAAGGCATTCGTCGTTCTAAAAAAGCTATGCAAGAAGCCGATTTAATTTTACTCGTTTTAGATGCGCATAAAGGATTGGAAAAAGAAGATCAGGAATTATTAAAACAAGTCCCTTTTCATAAAACAATCGTCATTTGGAATAAAATTGATCTCAATCCAAGAAATCTTCCTTGCTTAGAGGTTCCTTTTCTTGTTCATTTATCTGCTAAAGAAAAAATAGGATTAGAAGAGCTGCATCAAACAATTGATACCATTATTTGGCAAGATGGCCCTCCTTCCAAAGAAGAAATCCTTATTACAAATGTTAGACATAAAGAAGCTCTTATCGAATCGATTGAATCTTTAAGACGTGTAAAAATAGGTCTTCGACATCAAGTTTCACCTGAATTTCTAACTTTAGATATGCGCCAATCTTTATTAGAACTCGGGAAAATCATTGGAACTAATATCTCTGAAGATATTCTATCAGCAATTTTTTCTAAATTTTGTATAGGAAAATGA
- a CDS encoding phosphatidylserine decarboxylase — translation MSDIIYVDRLTGKKQIEKVYKGAVIRFLYGDSKLSRLIQPFLLPPLAKWPFISHCYGLLQKRPSSVKKILPFIKNFDVNISEFLMPLTHFKSFNDFFIRRLKPEFRPIALGEKIVSMPADGRYYFYQDIDQVDGFIVKGKKFSLASLLENKELAQKYQGGSMVIVRLCPSDYHRFHFPCDCIPGETRLLNGYLYSVNPLAIKKNLNIFTQNKRTICELATTHFGKILYLEIGATNVGSIQQTYCPFQPALKGDEKGYFEFGGSSLILLFQKGRIRFDQDLLDATQSGYEIRCLMGQQMGTLIQKF, via the coding sequence ATGTCTGACATTATTTACGTGGATCGTTTAACGGGAAAAAAACAAATTGAAAAAGTTTACAAAGGAGCTGTCATTCGTTTTCTTTATGGAGATAGCAAACTAAGTCGCTTAATACAACCTTTTCTTTTACCTCCATTGGCAAAATGGCCTTTTATTTCTCATTGTTACGGACTTTTACAAAAACGCCCTTCTAGTGTAAAAAAAATTCTACCCTTTATCAAAAATTTTGATGTAAATATTTCAGAATTTTTAATGCCTCTAACCCATTTTAAATCATTTAATGACTTTTTTATTCGTCGTTTAAAGCCCGAGTTCCGCCCTATTGCACTAGGAGAGAAAATCGTTTCTATGCCTGCTGATGGACGCTATTACTTTTATCAAGATATAGATCAAGTTGATGGATTTATTGTAAAAGGCAAAAAGTTTAGTTTAGCTTCGCTATTAGAAAATAAAGAGTTAGCTCAGAAATATCAGGGAGGAAGTATGGTGATTGTCCGACTTTGTCCCTCAGATTATCATCGATTTCATTTCCCCTGTGACTGTATCCCAGGCGAAACGCGGCTACTTAATGGATATCTTTACTCTGTCAACCCTTTAGCGATTAAAAAAAATCTCAATATTTTTACACAAAATAAACGCACTATTTGCGAGTTAGCAACCACACATTTTGGAAAAATTCTTTATTTAGAAATTGGAGCGACAAATGTAGGTAGCATTCAACAAACCTATTGTCCATTTCAACCTGCTTTAAAAGGCGATGAAAAGGGATACTTTGAATTTGGAGGATCTTCGTTAATTTTATTATTTCAAAAAGGAAGGATTCGATTTGATCAAGACTTGTTAGATGCCACCCAATCTGGTTATGAAATACGCTGTTTGATGGGACAGCAAATGGGAACTCTTATTCAGAAGTTTTAA
- a CDS encoding peroxiredoxin, with the protein MGLLVGKHAPDFKAKAVVNGQIVNDFSLLHFRGQNVILFFYPLDFTFVCPTELHAFQEKLEEFEKRNAQIIGCSVDSCYSHLAWLNTPKSKGGIEGIDYPLISDLNKTIAHDYDVLIPHEGIAFRGLFLIDKEGIVRHQVINDLPLGRSVDEALRILDALLYFEKNGEVCPANWQHGQKAFKPSNEGLEEYFATVPVSRPKI; encoded by the coding sequence ATGGGATTATTAGTTGGCAAACATGCTCCAGATTTTAAAGCAAAAGCCGTCGTGAATGGTCAAATTGTAAACGATTTTTCTCTGTTACACTTCAGAGGACAAAATGTCATTTTATTTTTTTACCCTTTAGATTTTACTTTTGTTTGCCCAACAGAACTACATGCATTTCAAGAAAAACTTGAAGAATTTGAAAAAAGAAATGCACAAATAATTGGATGCTCTGTTGACAGCTGTTATAGCCATTTAGCGTGGTTGAATACCCCTAAAAGTAAAGGAGGAATTGAAGGTATCGATTACCCTCTAATTTCCGATCTAAACAAAACCATTGCACATGATTATGATGTGTTAATTCCTCATGAAGGCATTGCTTTCCGTGGCCTATTTTTAATTGATAAAGAAGGAATTGTCCGTCATCAAGTTATCAATGATTTACCCTTGGGACGCTCAGTTGATGAGGCGCTTCGTATTTTAGATGCTCTTCTTTATTTCGAAAAAAATGGAGAAGTCTGTCCAGCGAATTGGCAGCACGGCCAAAAGGCTTTTAAACCTTCTAATGAAGGGTTAGAAGAATATTTTGCGACTGTTCCTGTTAGTCGTCCAAAAATCTAA
- a CDS encoding MBL fold metallo-hydrolase → MFIQPFPSGPFSTNAYLIACLSTQKAIIVDPAPESANLLLDCLRKHHFILQSILLTHSHWDHIADINSIKKLYDIPIYVHPLDQLNLEKPGSDGLPCWLTIQPVKANIFLNDGDLIPVGQLTFKVIHTPGHSPGSVCFYEISQSKLLSGDTLFKGSIGNISFPTSQPDLMWTSLDKLAQLPPSTSVYPGHGPMTTIGNENWLPKAKQLFQ, encoded by the coding sequence ATGTTTATACAACCTTTTCCTTCGGGGCCTTTTTCTACTAACGCCTATCTTATTGCTTGTTTGTCTACGCAAAAAGCGATTATTGTTGACCCTGCTCCAGAATCAGCAAATCTTCTCCTTGATTGTCTAAGGAAACATCATTTTATCCTACAATCTATTTTACTCACCCACTCCCATTGGGATCACATCGCTGATATCAATTCCATCAAAAAACTCTATGACATCCCCATTTATGTGCACCCTTTGGATCAACTGAATTTAGAAAAACCTGGTTCGGATGGTTTGCCTTGTTGGCTTACTATTCAACCTGTTAAAGCCAATATTTTTCTAAACGATGGAGATCTAATCCCTGTTGGTCAATTAACTTTTAAAGTCATTCACACTCCGGGACATTCTCCGGGAAGTGTTTGCTTTTATGAAATCTCACAATCCAAATTATTATCAGGAGATACCTTATTTAAAGGATCCATTGGAAATATCTCTTTTCCTACCAGCCAACCAGATTTAATGTGGACATCTTTGGACAAGCTAGCGCAATTACCCCCTTCTACATCTGTTTATCCAGGACATGGTCCCATGACAACAATTGGAAATGAGAATTGGCTTCCTAAAGCCAAACAATTATTTCAGTAA